The Heyndrickxia acidicola sequence CAATATCCAAACCTCAAGGAGCTTGTTTGGATGCAGGAAGAACCGCAAAATATGGGTGCTTGGACATTTGTGGATCCTTATCTTCGTGATATGGCTCCATCAGGTGTGACCCTCAATTATGCCGGACGTCCAAGAAGATCAAGCCCTTCTGTAGGAGATCCGCTTGTCCATAAGAAAGAGCAAGCTAAACTGTTGAATGATGCATTGGCGAGGTAACACTCATTGTAAAATAAATTGATAAATATAAAGGCTTTTGAATTAAGGGAGGATATCATCGTGGCTCAAATAAAAGTGCCTGAACTAGCAGAATCTATTACAGAAGGTACCATTGCTCAATGGTTAAAACAACCAGGCGATCAAGTCGAAAAAGGGGAATACATTGTCGAGCTAGAAACCGACAAGGTAAATGTTGAAGTGATTTCTGAAGAAGCAGGGGTAGTGCAAGAGCTTAAGTTTGAAGAAGGCGATACTGTTCAGGTAGGAGATGTAATTGCTGTTGTTTCCGAGGGGGGAGCTGCACCAGCACCTGTGGCTCAGGAGCCAAAATCGGAAGAACCAAAACAAGAAAGCCGGCCTGTGGAAGTGAAACAGGATGCTAAGTTTGACAAGGAAGAAATAGCTCCCGAAACAGACAAAAAGAATCGTCCGGTTGCTTCTCCGGCAGCACGCAAGCTTGCTAGAGAAAAAGGCATTGATTTAGGACAAGTTCCAACTATAGATCCTTTAGGCCGTGTAAGAAAACAAGATGTAGATGCTTATCAAAATCAGCCAAAACAAGAATCCAAATCTGCTGGCCAGTCAAAAGCTCCAGTTGCGGCTTCAGTGGAAGATGGTAAGCCTGTTGAACGTATCCGCATGTCTCGCAGACGCCAAACAATTGCAAAGCGTTTAGTTGAAGTGCAGCACAATACAGCGATGCTGACAACATTTAATGAAATTGATATGACCAACGTTATGGCTC is a genomic window containing:
- the odhB gene encoding 2-oxoglutarate dehydrogenase complex dihydrolipoyllysine-residue succinyltransferase translates to MAQIKVPELAESITEGTIAQWLKQPGDQVEKGEYIVELETDKVNVEVISEEAGVVQELKFEEGDTVQVGDVIAVVSEGGAAPAPVAQEPKSEEPKQESRPVEVKQDAKFDKEEIAPETDKKNRPVASPAARKLAREKGIDLGQVPTIDPLGRVRKQDVDAYQNQPKQESKSAGQSKAPVAASVEDGKPVERIRMSRRRQTIAKRLVEVQHNTAMLTTFNEIDMTNVMALRKRKKDKFYEDHDVRLGFMSFFTKAVVAALKKYPYVNSEIQDNELILKKYYDIGVAVSTEEGLIVPVVRDCDRKNFAEIEGEIGELAKKARDNKLALSDLQGGTFTITNGGVFGSLFSTPIINGTQVGILGMHTIQTRPVAIDAERMENRPMMYVALSYDHRVIDGKDAVGFLVTVKKLLENPEDLLLES